A genomic window from Vigna radiata var. radiata cultivar VC1973A chromosome 2, Vradiata_ver6, whole genome shotgun sequence includes:
- the LOC106756109 gene encoding UBP1-associated protein 2C has product MDLTKKRKLDENGFGDSDPLKLSSTEARKLIERFTPEQLLDILQDAVARHADVLASVRAVADPDVSQRKLFVRGLGWDTTTDGLRSLFSTYGELEEAVVIVDKVTGKSKGYGFVTFRHVDGALLALREPSKRIDGRVTVTQLAAAGNSASNANAADVGLRKIYVANVPPDLPADKLLAHFSVYGEIEEGPLGFDKQTGKSKGFALFVYKTPEGAQAALLDPVKTVEGRQLSCKLAITDGKQGKRAGPDSGQAHGNVQHGHGDGVGAGMGMPPAAGSGPGQYGGPQYGGPVGLGSYGGFGGQPPLGNHNHPLNSSNPVPGSMAGAGGYGAGMGGPYGGYGGPGSAGFGAAGGLGGAGGGAGVGGGLGGASGGAGSLYRLPGSGGMPAGGGGYPEGGHYGLSGSAGYQNQHHPPSGASPVPRVPPGSMYPSVPPYY; this is encoded by the coding sequence ATGGATCTGACTAAGAAGCGCAAGCTTGATGAGAATGGTTTCGGTGATTCCGACCCGCTTAAACTCTCTTCCACCGAGGCGCGAAAACTCATCGAGCGCTTCACCCCGGAGCAGCTTCTCGACATCCTCCAGGACGCGGTGGCTCGCCACGCTGACGTGCTTGCCTCCGTGCGTGCTGTCGCAGACCCCGATGTGTCGCAGCGGAAACTATTCGTGCGTGGTCTTGGGTGGGACACCACCACAGACGGCCTCCGCTCACTCTTTTCCACCTACGGTGAGCTTGAGGAGGCCGTTGTGATCGTTGACAAGGTAACCGGCAAGTCCAAAGGTTACGGCTTTGTCACCTTCCGCCACGTGGACGGTGCTCTCCTCGCCCTCCGCGAACCCAGCAAGCGCATAGACGGGCGCGTGACTGTCACGCAGCTCGCTGCAGCGGGGAACTCCGCATCGAATGCCAACGCAGCCGATGTTGGGCTCAGGAAGATCTACGTTGCCAACGTGCCGCCGGACCTTCCCGCGGACAAGCTCCTAGCGCATTTTTCTGTGTATGGTGAGATCGAAGAGGGACCCTTAGGGTTTGATAAACAAACTGGAAAATCAAAGGGGTTTGCGCTTTTTGTTTATAAGACTCCTGAAGGGGCTCAAGCTGCGTTATTAGATCCTGTCAAGACTGTGGAAGGAAGGCAATTGAGTTGTAAACTGGCGATAACAGATGGTAAGCAAGGGAAGCGAGCCGGACCAGATTCGGGTCAGGCCCATGGGAATGTTCAGCACGGTCATGGGGATGGAGTCGGGGCTGGAATGGGGATGCCTCCTGCAGCGGGGTCTGGGCCGGGGCAGTATGGCGGCCCGCAATATGGGGGACCGGTTGGGTTGGGTTCGTATGGTGGGTTTGGTGGACAACCTCCGTTAGGTAACCATAATCATCCTCTGAATTCATCCAATCCCGTACCCGGTTCTATGGCGGGAGCTGGTGGTTACGGTGCTGGGATGGGTGGGCCTTATGGTGGATACGGTGGGCCGGGTTCTGCGGGATTTGGTGCTGCAGGTGGGTTAGGAGGGGCTGGTGGAGGTGCTGGTGTTGGTGGTGGGCTTGGAGGAGCAAGTGGTGGTGCGGGTTCTTTGTATAGATTGCCTGGTTCTGGTGGCATGCCTGCAGGTGGTGGAGGGTATCCGGAGGGTGGTCATTATGGTTTATCAGGTTCGGCTGGATACCAGAACCAGCATCATCCTCCTTCTGGTGCTTCTCCAGTGCCTAGAGTTCCACCTGGTTCGATGTACCCCAGTGTGCCTCCTTACTACTAA